In the genome of Candidatus Delongbacteria bacterium, the window AAAGAAGTGATTTTTAGTGACTCTGAAGAAAAAGCAGGAATTAGAAATCTACTCACTATACATTCAGCACTTTCTAAAGAATCGATTGATTCAATTTGCAATAGATTTGAAGGTAAGGGCTATGGAGATTTTAAAGCTGAAGTTGCTGATGTAGTTGTGGCGGCTTTAAGTCCTATTAGAGAAATGTACAATAAAATTATGAGCGATAAAGGTTATATTGAGAGTGTGCTTAAAGATGGTGCTGAAAAAGCTCAAAGAATTGCCTTTAAAACTTTATCCAAAGTTTATAGGAAATCAGGTCTTGTGGAAGCAGTAAGATAATGATTCGAAACTTCTTGATTCTCATATTTTTGATTTTCATTTCCTGTAATGATTCTTTGATTAGAAATAATAGGCAGGAAGTAGTCCGAGATATTGAAAATTATATTAAAGCTAATGATATTGATCAGGCAGTGGAAATTCTTAAGTATGAACTTCAAAATGATATTGATGATTATAATTTGAATGTTCTATACTCAATTTGCTTATACAAGCAGTCATATTATCAAAGTTGTTTACTTCTAACTGAGAAATTGATTGAGGATAGTGAAAATTTTTCGAAAACACCTGAACTAGTTAAAAAAGATCTCCTATTCTATAATCTAAATTGTGCAATAAAAACTGATAAATACGATAATTTTGAGAAAAACTTTAAAATTTATGATTCTTTCAAGAGTGAGCCTGTAGATGAAGTTAAGATAAGTATAATCAAGGCTGTTCATGATATAAGAAGTTCAAAGTATCTTGAGGCTGTGGAAGATATAGTATCTGTTCTTAAAAAGTATAAGATAAACGATGAGATAACCAGTAATCTTTTATACCTCAAAGCGATTGCACTTTTCAATGCCAAAAGATACGATTCTACATTGGAAACTATATCAACTTTAACAGAAACCGAGCTTAAAAATGGGGAAGTGTATCTTACAAAAGAGCTGCTGGATAAATTAGTTTCGGTAGCAGAAGATGATTTTATTTCTTCATACCGACAATTGATAATAAATAACTACAAGAATCTGGAGAGTTTTACCAGTGATCTTTCATTTTCCGGTAAGATAAACAGAAGTATAAACTTACTTGATCCTCAAGATGTATCCATTTCACTTGATACAAAATTTGATGATTTATCTGCACTTACTCTTATAAAAATATTACCTGATTACAATAAAACATCTGTAGTTTTTGGATCAAATGATTCAATTGTAATTTCGAACACTAGATACGATAAAATAAATAATAACCTTAACTTTAGCATTGTAAATAAAAATTTTAACTCTGAAAAAAACTTCTTAACTCCACCTGATGGTGTTGGTATAAAATCTTTTTCATGGCGTAAAAACGAAAGTAATATAGATTTTAGCATATTATTTGACGGAGACTATGAAGTAACTTTTGAAAATTTATCTGATTATTTTGAAAAGAACAGAAATGCTTCAGATAGACATCAGTTACTTTTATCTGTTTATCTGCCTGTTGACGAATCACCTGACAATTTATTGATATCTCATGAAGACGATAAATTTACAATCGTTCTAGATCCTGGGCATGGGGGAGATGATCCTGGTGCAATGTCTGTTATGAAAAAACCTGATGGTTCAAGATATACAGAAAAAGAGATGAATCTTTTATTTTGTCGTGAACTCAAGGAAGAATTGGAAAGAATTGGTTACAGAGTGTTTCTAACTAGGGATAGAGATATTTATCCATCACTTCCAGAACGAAATAGGATAGCTCAAAAAAGAAATGCCAATATGTTTATTTCAATACATATGAATTCTACAAGTACTAGGCATAAAAAGAAATGGCAGACTGATGCCTATGCAGGTGCTGAGCTTATTATACGTAAATCCATAGGTGAGATGCCATCTTTTATCAATAAAGAAGAGATAAGTAAAGAGGAGTGGTTGAAAGAGAGAAAACAAGCGATGAAGGAACATTATAAGCTTTCTGAAATTTTATCTGAAACCATTCAATCATGTTTGAAAAAGCCATTTAATCAAAAAAGAAAAATGATTAAGAAAAATTTAGCTATTTTTTCAGGTATGAATATTCCCCACGCTTTGATAGAAGCAGGATACATAATAAATAACGATAATCTCAATTATTTCTTAAATGAAGATGGTCGTAAAGACCTTTACAAAGGCATAATAAAAGGAATTGAAAAATATAGAAAATCCAGTAATTGAAAGGAATTAACAAATGTCGAATCCACTGTTACTAAATGAACAGTTTCCTAAGTATGATCAAATCAAGGCTGAGCATTTTGTTCCAGCTACTGAAGCTGTGATTGAAGAAGCTCAGAAAATCATTAATGAGATCAAAAATGTTGAAGGTACCAGGACTCATACAAATACTATTCTGGCTTCAAATAAATTATCTGAATTGATGGATGAAGTTATTACTCCAATGTCTCAACTTTATAGCTTGATGGGAACTCCTGAGATAATGCAAGCTTTTGCGGTTGTTCAAGATAAATTGACTGTTTTCTACAATGAAACTTCAATGGATCCAGAGTATTATAAAGCTTTTAAAGAGTTTAATGAAACTGAAGAAGCAAAAAACTTAACTGGTGAAAAGAAAAGAAACCTTGACGAAGTAATGAAAGGTTTTAGACTAGCCGGTGCTGATCTTGCTGAAAATGAGAAAGAGGAGTTAAAGAAAATTAATCTTGAGCTTTCTCAGATCTCAATGAAATATCAAAATAATCTTGTCAACTCAAAATTTGACATGATCATTGAAAAAATTGAGGATTTGAAAGATTTTCCTCAAGATGTAATCAATGCTGCTCTTGCTAAATACAGACAAACAACAGGAAATAGTGATGAAAAATGGATGTTTAATTTAGACTTTCCATCATTGATACCTTTCATGAAATATTCTGTAAATGAAGAACAGAAAAGAACTTTATGGCTAAAAAATGTTACAAAAGCCACAGAAGGTGACCTTGATAATAGACCATTGATGGTAAAGATTTTGAAACTTAGACAGAAAAAAGCTGAACTTTTAGGTTTTAAAACTTACGCTGATTACTCTTTAGAGAAAAAAATGGCTGAATCTCCAGAAGTTGTTATGAACTTTTTAACAGATATTTCTGATAAACTTGTACCAATTTCTGATCAGGAGTACAATGATCTTAAAGATTATATTGGAAAAGAAACAGGTACTAGACCTGATGAAGTTATGCCTTGGAATAATTCATACTGGTCAAACAAACTTCAAGAGGATAAATACTCCTACAATTCAAATGAAGTAAGGGAATATTTTGAAGTTAACAATAGTTTAGAAGGTTTGTTTACAATTTGTAAAAGTATTTTCGGGCTTACTTTTAAAAAAGAGGAAGGAATTCCTGTTTGGCATAAAGATGTAACTGTTTACTCTATCTGGGATGAAATAAACGAGTTAAGATCATATGTTTATATTGATCTTTACCCTAGATCCGGTTTGAAGAGAGCTGGTGCTTGGATGTCTGGTTTGAGAAGCGGTAAAAATGATGAGAATGGAAAAGTAATTCCTGTTGTTGGCGTTCATTGTAATTTTACAGAACCAGTTGGAGATATGCCAGCACTTCTAACTTACGATGAACTTCAAACTTTGTTCCATGAATTTGGTCACGCACTACACGGTGCTTTATCAAAAACTGAACTTTCTTCAACTTCAGGTACAAATGTAGCATGGGATACTGTTGAGCTTCCTTCATCTTTCATGGAAAATTTTGTAAGAAATGAAAAATCTTTAAAACTTCTTACAAAACACTATAAAACTGGTGAACCGATGCCTGAATCATTGATGAAAAAACTTTTGGATTCCAATGAGTTCCAAAAAGCTATGTTTGTCAAGCGTCAAATTACTTTTGGTATGTTTGATTTAACATTACATCACATTGAAGCTCCAAAAGGTACTGATGTAGATTCTCACGCAGTATTTGAACAAACTCACAAAAGATTTAATGTAGGTCCTTACAGAAATGAATCTCATTTCGAAGCTGGATTTGCTCATATTTTTGCGGGTGGATATGCTGCTGGATATTATAGCTACATGTGGGCTAATATTCTTGAAGCTGATGCTTTCTCTTACTTTGAGGAA includes:
- a CDS encoding N-acetylmuramoyl-L-alanine amidase; amino-acid sequence: MIRNFLILIFLIFISCNDSLIRNNRQEVVRDIENYIKANDIDQAVEILKYELQNDIDDYNLNVLYSICLYKQSYYQSCLLLTEKLIEDSENFSKTPELVKKDLLFYNLNCAIKTDKYDNFEKNFKIYDSFKSEPVDEVKISIIKAVHDIRSSKYLEAVEDIVSVLKKYKINDEITSNLLYLKAIALFNAKRYDSTLETISTLTETELKNGEVYLTKELLDKLVSVAEDDFISSYRQLIINNYKNLESFTSDLSFSGKINRSINLLDPQDVSISLDTKFDDLSALTLIKILPDYNKTSVVFGSNDSIVISNTRYDKINNNLNFSIVNKNFNSEKNFLTPPDGVGIKSFSWRKNESNIDFSILFDGDYEVTFENLSDYFEKNRNASDRHQLLLSVYLPVDESPDNLLISHEDDKFTIVLDPGHGGDDPGAMSVMKKPDGSRYTEKEMNLLFCRELKEELERIGYRVFLTRDRDIYPSLPERNRIAQKRNANMFISIHMNSTSTRHKKKWQTDAYAGAELIIRKSIGEMPSFINKEEISKEEWLKERKQAMKEHYKLSEILSETIQSCLKKPFNQKRKMIKKNLAIFSGMNIPHALIEAGYIINNDNLNYFLNEDGRKDLYKGIIKGIEKYRKSSN
- a CDS encoding M3 family metallopeptidase, yielding MSNPLLLNEQFPKYDQIKAEHFVPATEAVIEEAQKIINEIKNVEGTRTHTNTILASNKLSELMDEVITPMSQLYSLMGTPEIMQAFAVVQDKLTVFYNETSMDPEYYKAFKEFNETEEAKNLTGEKKRNLDEVMKGFRLAGADLAENEKEELKKINLELSQISMKYQNNLVNSKFDMIIEKIEDLKDFPQDVINAALAKYRQTTGNSDEKWMFNLDFPSLIPFMKYSVNEEQKRTLWLKNVTKATEGDLDNRPLMVKILKLRQKKAELLGFKTYADYSLEKKMAESPEVVMNFLTDISDKLVPISDQEYNDLKDYIGKETGTRPDEVMPWNNSYWSNKLQEDKYSYNSNEVREYFEVNNSLEGLFTICKSIFGLTFKKEEGIPVWHKDVTVYSIWDEINELRSYVYIDLYPRSGLKRAGAWMSGLRSGKNDENGKVIPVVGVHCNFTEPVGDMPALLTYDELQTLFHEFGHALHGALSKTELSSTSGTNVAWDTVELPSSFMENFVRNEKSLKLLTKHYKTGEPMPESLMKKLLDSNEFQKAMFVKRQITFGMFDLTLHHIEAPKGTDVDSHAVFEQTHKRFNVGPYRNESHFEAGFAHIFAGGYAAGYYSYMWANILEADAFSYFEENDDILSREKGRLFMENILEKGNSEDMNILFEKFRGRPVSNKPLLKRFGLKV